In Elaeis guineensis isolate ETL-2024a chromosome 1, EG11, whole genome shotgun sequence, a genomic segment contains:
- the LOC105039063 gene encoding uncharacterized protein yields the protein MERVLEDEIFSMNKMRREDSGIRSCKINSVEGVSQGNKYKQRTGKEASKEKGTSNIGKSERNWEGVPRTKAMVPYKKINRGGIGGGNRKIKAQHDLFKQIQYKLQSLEEDIQHLKKILLQHVEERDVLISKVVQQFHMITERLGSLNPDGISLMDHSLAIHHKLGSKNIGLAEVLHQELTPPVVTRDMKVNLNTFQVLA from the exons ATGGAGAGAGTCTTGGAAGATGAGATCTTCTCAATGAATAAAATGAGAAGAGAGGATTCAGGGATTCGGTCTTGCAAGATCAATTCAGTCGAAGGGGTCTCTCAGGGAAACAAGTATAAACAGAGAACTGGAAAAGAAGCAAGTAAAGAGAAGGGGACGTCAAATATAGGGAAGAGTGAAAGAAACTGGGAGGGTGTTCCGAGAACCAAGGCTATGGTTCCATATAAGAAGATTAACAGGGGAGGGATTGGTGGTGGTAATCGTAAGATCAAGGCGCAGCATGACTTGTTCAAACAAATCCAATATAAACTGCAATCACTTGAAGAAGATATACAGCATCTGAAGAAGATCCTTTTGCAGCACGTGGAGGAGAGAGATGTTCTGATAAGCAAGGTAGTTCAGCAATTCCACATGATAACAGAACGTTTAGGTAGTCTGAATCCTGATGGTATTTCTCTCATGGATCATTCACTTGCCATTCATCACAAG CTTGGAAGCAAAAATATTGGCTTGGCAGAAGTACTGCACCAAGAGTTAACTCCACCTGTTGTCACTAGAGATATGAAGGTCAACTTGAACACGTTCCAGGTCCTAGCCTGA